The Solanum lycopersicum chromosome 6, SLM_r2.1 genome has a window encoding:
- the LOC101268771 gene encoding F-box/kelch-repeat protein At3g06240-like, translated as MEITKICKRQKKHVMSIPKEVVMEILQRVPGKDLAEKLKMVCMQWCSIIYSGSFAYSHIKQIIKSSSFSQLEAVIIKEANDQQSITVSSLEWHNYCNQNRDEFEHWETKDLYTTKIVSAQPRPMLHLWQWQIMKTANSMNGFICFWSRHDACFHIFNPVSKEHVITPTYTHKGLQNGYVAMGFGFCPVTYEYKVVVLYDTNSNNIKPLVFTIGRDKSWRALKDIPHKNFANEVQAVVYLKGKLYWSGENVIGEEIVNTLICFDVSKEEFEIVVAPIEIPEGPLTVAENRGRLSGKHI; from the exons ATGGAAATCACAAAGATATGCAAGAGACAGAAAAAACATGTGATGTCTATACCCAAAGAAGTTGTTATGGAGATATTACAAAGAGTACCAGGAAAAGATTTGGCTGAAAAGTTAAAGATGGTGTGTATGCAATGGTGTTCGATTATCTATAGTGGAAGCTTTGCCTACTCACACATTAAGCAGATAATAAAGTCATCATCGTTCTCGCAACTTGAAGCAGTTATAATTAAGGAGGCAAATGATCAACAGTCAATAACAGTTTCTTCTTTGGAATGGCACAATTATTGCAATCAAAATCGTGATGAATTCGAACATTGGGAGACTAAAGACTTATATACAACAAAAATCGTATCTGCCCAACCAAGACCTATGTTGCATCTGTGGCAGTGGCAGATAATGAAGACGGCGAATTCTATGAATGGTTTCATCTGTTTTTGGTCTAGGCATGATGCTTGTTTCCATATCTTCAATCCCGTCAGTAAAGAACATGTCATCACTCCAACCTATACACATAAAG GTTTACAGAATGGATATGTTGCAATGGGCTTTGGGTTCTGTCCAGTTACTTATGAATATAAGGTGGTTGTTCTTTATGATACAAATTCGAATAACATTAAACCTTTAGTGTTCACTATAGGAAGAGACAAATCATGGAGAGCTTTGAAAGATATTCCCCATAAAAATTTTGCTAATGAAGTTCAGGCAGTTGTATATTTGAAGGGAAAATTATACTGGTCTGGAGAAAATGTTATTGGGGAAGAAATAGTTAACACTCTTATTTGCTTTGATGTTTCGAAGGAAGAATTCGAAATAGTTGTAGCTCCAATTGAAATTCCAGAAGGACCGTTAACTGTAGCGGAAAACAGAGGAAGGTTATCTGGTAAACATATATAA
- the LOC104648134 gene encoding putative F-box protein At4g38870 isoform X2, with protein sequence MDTKRHRTKKIFMENKKQDVISVPKEVVIEILRRVPGHDLAEKLKMVCMQWCSIIHTGSFAYLHIEQRIKSSSFSQMEAVIVAFDGNENRSVKISSLEWHTNDNENDHLFEDWKTKHLCTAKDALLGQNFNRLQNMVWANSVNGFVCFWSYFDKPRLHIFNPVTKEYLITPPNTYLGVRNFDLDTTVGCGFCPVSYEYKVVVLDGNSEVIKPSIFTIGTAHSWRALRVIPHHNIINVVTIVYLKGMLYWYVTSTIEYSFHTTSSKSTLLCFDVRKEEFDTIVVPIEIPERSVSNVVEKGEKLCLVTISYAPICSLLINVYVNIDDDDLSNLNSWKKEFTVTAPSIAYKLDLDDNVYTLIVTDEIVVIQLGDSNDRGFFHVATGKLLGLLWTRHGTLIPYKSSLVAFCHRPLLPSLS encoded by the exons ATGGATACGAAGAG GCATCGTACCAAGAAAATCTTCatggaaaataaaaaacaagatGTCATTTCTGTACCCAAAGAAGTTGTTATTGAGATATTACGAAGAGTACCTGGCCATGATTTGGCTGAAAAGTTAAAGATGGTATGTATGCAATGGTGTTCGATTATACATACTGGGAGCTTTGCCTACTTACATATTGAACAGAGAATAAAATCCTCGTCGTTCTCTCAAATGGAAGCAGTTATTGTTGCTTTTGACGGAAATGAAAATCGTTCAGTTAAAATTTCTTCCTTGGAATGGCACActaatgataatgaaaatgatcatcTATTTGAAGATTGGAAGACTAAACACTTATGCACTGCAAAAGATGCACTATTAGGCCAGAACTTTAATCGTTTGCAGAACATGGTATGGGCCAATTCTGTGAATGGTTTCGTCTGTTTTTGGTCTTATTTTGATAAACCTCGTTTGCATATCTTCAATCCTGTCACTAAAGAATACCTCATAACTCCACCGAATACATATCTAG GGGTACGAAATTTTGATTTGGATACTACTGTGGGCTGTGGATTTTGCCCAGTTTCATATGAATACAAGGTTGTTGTTCTTGATGGAAATTCGGAAGTGATTAAGCCTTCGATTTTCACTATTGGAACTGCCCATTCATGGAGGGCTTTGAGAGTAATTCCTCATCACAATATTATAAATGTTGTTACAATTGTATATTTGAAGGGGATGTTATATTGGTACGTAACTTCTACAATTGAATATTCTTTTCATACAACAAGTTCAAAAAGTACTCTCCTTTGTTTTGATGTAAGGAAGGAAGAATTTGATACGATTGTGGTACCAATTGAAATTCCTGAACGTTCTGTATCAAATGTAGTAGAAAAGGGCGAAAAGCTTTGTTTGGTAACAATAAGTTATGCTCCTATTTGCTCCCTCTTGATCAACGTATACGTTAacattgatgatgatgatctgAGTAACTTAAATTCGTGGAAGAAAGAGTTCACTGTGACTGCTCCGAGTATTGCATATAAATTGGATCTAGATGATAATGTGTACACCCTCATTGTTACTGATGAGATCGTGGTGATTCAACTTGGTGACAGCAATGACCGTGGATTTTTCCATGTTGCAACTGGAAAGCTGTTGGGATTACTTTGGACTAGGCACGGTACTTTGATCCCTTACAAGTCAAGTTTGGTTGCTTTTTGCCATCGACCACTACTTCCTTCCTTGTCTTGA
- the LOC104648134 gene encoding F-box protein At5g65850-like isoform X1: MDTKSRHRTKKIFMENKKQDVISVPKEVVIEILRRVPGHDLAEKLKMVCMQWCSIIHTGSFAYLHIEQRIKSSSFSQMEAVIVAFDGNENRSVKISSLEWHTNDNENDHLFEDWKTKHLCTAKDALLGQNFNRLQNMVWANSVNGFVCFWSYFDKPRLHIFNPVTKEYLITPPNTYLGVRNFDLDTTVGCGFCPVSYEYKVVVLDGNSEVIKPSIFTIGTAHSWRALRVIPHHNIINVVTIVYLKGMLYWYVTSTIEYSFHTTSSKSTLLCFDVRKEEFDTIVVPIEIPERSVSNVVEKGEKLCLVTISYAPICSLLINVYVNIDDDDLSNLNSWKKEFTVTAPSIAYKLDLDDNVYTLIVTDEIVVIQLGDSNDRGFFHVATGKLLGLLWTRHGTLIPYKSSLVAFCHRPLLPSLS; encoded by the exons ATGGATACGAAGAG TAGGCATCGTACCAAGAAAATCTTCatggaaaataaaaaacaagatGTCATTTCTGTACCCAAAGAAGTTGTTATTGAGATATTACGAAGAGTACCTGGCCATGATTTGGCTGAAAAGTTAAAGATGGTATGTATGCAATGGTGTTCGATTATACATACTGGGAGCTTTGCCTACTTACATATTGAACAGAGAATAAAATCCTCGTCGTTCTCTCAAATGGAAGCAGTTATTGTTGCTTTTGACGGAAATGAAAATCGTTCAGTTAAAATTTCTTCCTTGGAATGGCACActaatgataatgaaaatgatcatcTATTTGAAGATTGGAAGACTAAACACTTATGCACTGCAAAAGATGCACTATTAGGCCAGAACTTTAATCGTTTGCAGAACATGGTATGGGCCAATTCTGTGAATGGTTTCGTCTGTTTTTGGTCTTATTTTGATAAACCTCGTTTGCATATCTTCAATCCTGTCACTAAAGAATACCTCATAACTCCACCGAATACATATCTAG GGGTACGAAATTTTGATTTGGATACTACTGTGGGCTGTGGATTTTGCCCAGTTTCATATGAATACAAGGTTGTTGTTCTTGATGGAAATTCGGAAGTGATTAAGCCTTCGATTTTCACTATTGGAACTGCCCATTCATGGAGGGCTTTGAGAGTAATTCCTCATCACAATATTATAAATGTTGTTACAATTGTATATTTGAAGGGGATGTTATATTGGTACGTAACTTCTACAATTGAATATTCTTTTCATACAACAAGTTCAAAAAGTACTCTCCTTTGTTTTGATGTAAGGAAGGAAGAATTTGATACGATTGTGGTACCAATTGAAATTCCTGAACGTTCTGTATCAAATGTAGTAGAAAAGGGCGAAAAGCTTTGTTTGGTAACAATAAGTTATGCTCCTATTTGCTCCCTCTTGATCAACGTATACGTTAacattgatgatgatgatctgAGTAACTTAAATTCGTGGAAGAAAGAGTTCACTGTGACTGCTCCGAGTATTGCATATAAATTGGATCTAGATGATAATGTGTACACCCTCATTGTTACTGATGAGATCGTGGTGATTCAACTTGGTGACAGCAATGACCGTGGATTTTTCCATGTTGCAACTGGAAAGCTGTTGGGATTACTTTGGACTAGGCACGGTACTTTGATCCCTTACAAGTCAAGTTTGGTTGCTTTTTGCCATCGACCACTACTTCCTTCCTTGTCTTGA
- the LOC101249655 gene encoding uncharacterized protein isoform X2, with product MKRMDIKSIKDLLEQMLNQVQHQHTGDSKDVYEMIGKLEQIKSYLLTEAMHSNVFSGFPSLHSPTPQQPSPPVADQQSLVSNQQTTPLIAGQQVMTQAVDTVSPMNLGQPTPIVVQNPQPAGPFFRHPVHWQVVDENLFDAVDKPVLWFSKLVTENMQEVLTVPPKKISYLVKGSPLSSYAHSPLFTGMSLPVALHCSKLESMIGGAPGLLYNKSKTTMHIYWPSVSSYFKIPTMIDVSFQWKKHGPRHMLIVKVEEQGPSEAGAGAEPSGAGASKRSKVGGGV from the exons ATGAAGA GGATGGATATCAAATCTATTAAAGATTTATTGGAGCAGATGTTGAACCAAGTTCAACATCAACATACTGGGGATTCCAAAGATGTATATGAAATGATAGGGAAGCTAGAGCAGATTAAATCATATCTTTTAACCGAAG CAATGCATAGCAATGTATTTTCTGGATTTCCTTCCCTTCATTCACCTACACCTCAACAACCTTCTCCTCCAGTAGCTGACCAGCAATCATTAGTATCAAATCAACAAACTACTCCTCTGATAGCTGGCCAGCAAGTAATGACACAGGCAGTAGACACTGTTTCTCCCATGAACTTGGGACAACCAACACCAATTGTGGTTCAAAATCCACAGCCAGCTGGCCCCTTTTTCAGGCATCCAGTACATTGGCAAGTAGTTGATGAGAATCTGTTTGATGCCGTCGACAAACCTGTTCTATGGTTCAGCAAGCTGGTCACAGAAAATATGCAAGAGGTGCTTACTGTTCCACCTAAGAAAATATCGTACTTGGTGAAAGGAAGCCCTCTTTCATCATATGCGCATTCTCCTCTGTTTACGGGCATGAGCCTACCTGTTGCACTGCACTGTAGTAAACTAGAAAGCATGATTGGTGGTGCTCCAGGATTGCTGTATAACAAAAGCAAAACTACAATGCATATATACTGGCCCTCCGTTAGCAGCTATTTTAAGATACCAACCATGATTGATGTTTCGTTTCAATGGAAAAAACATGGTCCGAGACATATGTTAATAGTCAAAGTTGAAGAGCAAG GACCATCTGAAGCTGGAGCTGGAGCAGAGCCATCTGGAGCTGGAGCATCAAAACGTTCTAAAGTAGGTGGCGGCGTTTGA
- the LOC101249655 gene encoding uncharacterized protein isoform X1: MKRMDIKSIKDLLEQMLNQVQHQHTGDSKDVYEMIGKLEQIKSYLLTEAMHSNVFSGFPSLHSPTPQQPSPPVADQQSLVSNQQTTPLIAGQQVMTQAVDTVSPMNLGQPTPIVVQNPQPAGPFFRHPVHWQVVDENLFDAVDKPVLWFSKLVTENMQEVLTVPPKKISYLVKGSPLSSYAHSPLFTGMSLPVALHCSKLESMIGGAPGLLYNKSKTTMHIYWPSVSSYFKIPTMIDVSFQWKKHGPRHMLIVKVEEQGAGPSEAGAGAEPSGAGASKRSKVGGGV, from the exons ATGAAGA GGATGGATATCAAATCTATTAAAGATTTATTGGAGCAGATGTTGAACCAAGTTCAACATCAACATACTGGGGATTCCAAAGATGTATATGAAATGATAGGGAAGCTAGAGCAGATTAAATCATATCTTTTAACCGAAG CAATGCATAGCAATGTATTTTCTGGATTTCCTTCCCTTCATTCACCTACACCTCAACAACCTTCTCCTCCAGTAGCTGACCAGCAATCATTAGTATCAAATCAACAAACTACTCCTCTGATAGCTGGCCAGCAAGTAATGACACAGGCAGTAGACACTGTTTCTCCCATGAACTTGGGACAACCAACACCAATTGTGGTTCAAAATCCACAGCCAGCTGGCCCCTTTTTCAGGCATCCAGTACATTGGCAAGTAGTTGATGAGAATCTGTTTGATGCCGTCGACAAACCTGTTCTATGGTTCAGCAAGCTGGTCACAGAAAATATGCAAGAGGTGCTTACTGTTCCACCTAAGAAAATATCGTACTTGGTGAAAGGAAGCCCTCTTTCATCATATGCGCATTCTCCTCTGTTTACGGGCATGAGCCTACCTGTTGCACTGCACTGTAGTAAACTAGAAAGCATGATTGGTGGTGCTCCAGGATTGCTGTATAACAAAAGCAAAACTACAATGCATATATACTGGCCCTCCGTTAGCAGCTATTTTAAGATACCAACCATGATTGATGTTTCGTTTCAATGGAAAAAACATGGTCCGAGACATATGTTAATAGTCAAAGTTGAAGAGCAAG GAGCAGGACCATCTGAAGCTGGAGCTGGAGCAGAGCCATCTGGAGCTGGAGCATCAAAACGTTCTAAAGTAGGTGGCGGCGTTTGA
- the LOC101249655 gene encoding uncharacterized protein isoform X4 has product MDIKSIKDLLEQMLNQVQHQHTGDSKDVYEMIGKLEQIKSYLLTEAMHSNVFSGFPSLHSPTPQQPSPPVADQQSLVSNQQTTPLIAGQQVMTQAVDTVSPMNLGQPTPIVVQNPQPAGPFFRHPVHWQVVDENLFDAVDKPVLWFSKLVTENMQEVLTVPPKKISYLVKGSPLSSYAHSPLFTGMSLPVALHCSKLESMIGGAPGLLYNKSKTTMHIYWPSVSSYFKIPTMIDVSFQWKKHGPRHMLIVKVEEQGPSEAGAGAEPSGAGASKRSKVGGGV; this is encoded by the exons ATGGATATCAAATCTATTAAAGATTTATTGGAGCAGATGTTGAACCAAGTTCAACATCAACATACTGGGGATTCCAAAGATGTATATGAAATGATAGGGAAGCTAGAGCAGATTAAATCATATCTTTTAACCGAAG CAATGCATAGCAATGTATTTTCTGGATTTCCTTCCCTTCATTCACCTACACCTCAACAACCTTCTCCTCCAGTAGCTGACCAGCAATCATTAGTATCAAATCAACAAACTACTCCTCTGATAGCTGGCCAGCAAGTAATGACACAGGCAGTAGACACTGTTTCTCCCATGAACTTGGGACAACCAACACCAATTGTGGTTCAAAATCCACAGCCAGCTGGCCCCTTTTTCAGGCATCCAGTACATTGGCAAGTAGTTGATGAGAATCTGTTTGATGCCGTCGACAAACCTGTTCTATGGTTCAGCAAGCTGGTCACAGAAAATATGCAAGAGGTGCTTACTGTTCCACCTAAGAAAATATCGTACTTGGTGAAAGGAAGCCCTCTTTCATCATATGCGCATTCTCCTCTGTTTACGGGCATGAGCCTACCTGTTGCACTGCACTGTAGTAAACTAGAAAGCATGATTGGTGGTGCTCCAGGATTGCTGTATAACAAAAGCAAAACTACAATGCATATATACTGGCCCTCCGTTAGCAGCTATTTTAAGATACCAACCATGATTGATGTTTCGTTTCAATGGAAAAAACATGGTCCGAGACATATGTTAATAGTCAAAGTTGAAGAGCAAG GACCATCTGAAGCTGGAGCTGGAGCAGAGCCATCTGGAGCTGGAGCATCAAAACGTTCTAAAGTAGGTGGCGGCGTTTGA
- the LOC101249655 gene encoding uncharacterized protein isoform X3, translating to MDIKSIKDLLEQMLNQVQHQHTGDSKDVYEMIGKLEQIKSYLLTEAMHSNVFSGFPSLHSPTPQQPSPPVADQQSLVSNQQTTPLIAGQQVMTQAVDTVSPMNLGQPTPIVVQNPQPAGPFFRHPVHWQVVDENLFDAVDKPVLWFSKLVTENMQEVLTVPPKKISYLVKGSPLSSYAHSPLFTGMSLPVALHCSKLESMIGGAPGLLYNKSKTTMHIYWPSVSSYFKIPTMIDVSFQWKKHGPRHMLIVKVEEQGAGPSEAGAGAEPSGAGASKRSKVGGGV from the exons ATGGATATCAAATCTATTAAAGATTTATTGGAGCAGATGTTGAACCAAGTTCAACATCAACATACTGGGGATTCCAAAGATGTATATGAAATGATAGGGAAGCTAGAGCAGATTAAATCATATCTTTTAACCGAAG CAATGCATAGCAATGTATTTTCTGGATTTCCTTCCCTTCATTCACCTACACCTCAACAACCTTCTCCTCCAGTAGCTGACCAGCAATCATTAGTATCAAATCAACAAACTACTCCTCTGATAGCTGGCCAGCAAGTAATGACACAGGCAGTAGACACTGTTTCTCCCATGAACTTGGGACAACCAACACCAATTGTGGTTCAAAATCCACAGCCAGCTGGCCCCTTTTTCAGGCATCCAGTACATTGGCAAGTAGTTGATGAGAATCTGTTTGATGCCGTCGACAAACCTGTTCTATGGTTCAGCAAGCTGGTCACAGAAAATATGCAAGAGGTGCTTACTGTTCCACCTAAGAAAATATCGTACTTGGTGAAAGGAAGCCCTCTTTCATCATATGCGCATTCTCCTCTGTTTACGGGCATGAGCCTACCTGTTGCACTGCACTGTAGTAAACTAGAAAGCATGATTGGTGGTGCTCCAGGATTGCTGTATAACAAAAGCAAAACTACAATGCATATATACTGGCCCTCCGTTAGCAGCTATTTTAAGATACCAACCATGATTGATGTTTCGTTTCAATGGAAAAAACATGGTCCGAGACATATGTTAATAGTCAAAGTTGAAGAGCAAG GAGCAGGACCATCTGAAGCTGGAGCTGGAGCAGAGCCATCTGGAGCTGGAGCATCAAAACGTTCTAAAGTAGGTGGCGGCGTTTGA